Below is a window of Oceaniferula flava DNA.
CGGGTATTCGTATCCAAATCCCGCATTCAGTTAGAAAAACGGATCAAGCTTTCAGTGCGTCTAACACACCGTTGACGAAGCGAGACGAATCCGAGCTGCCAAATTTCTTCGCAATCTCAATGGCCTCGTTGATACTCACAGCGCGTGGAATGTCCTCACAGTGCAGGATCTCGTAGGCCCCCAGACGGAGGATAGCGCGATCGACCGGAGCCACTCGCTCGGGAGCGTAGTTTTCCACGATTGATGTCAGAGTGGCGTCGATGTCCGCTTTGTTAGCGAGAATTCCCTGCACCAATTTCTCGGTTTCCTCGCGGAACGAGCGAATCTCTTTTTCTCCGGCGCGAAGGTGCTCGAAGCCGGGGATGCCGGGTGTTTGGAATTCGGGCGAATGAATTGCGTCCAGACGATCGGAAATGCGCTCGAGGTGATTGATGATGGCCGTCATGGCCTCCAGTTTATTGCGCCATGCGGGAAAATCCTGCAGGGTGTAATCCCAGTGCAGGCGAACGGCTGGCAGAGCGCGGCTGGCGACAAAGACTTCTTGCAGGCGGGTTTCCACGATATCCTCGCCGGACTTGCTGCGCGTCGCGGTTTTCAGCAGATCGATGGCGCTACTGAGTTTGCTTTCCTGCGAGTTGATTTTGCGCAAGGCGGTGGCGAGGGGAGTAGTCCCTTCCACGGCTTTCAGCTGGGCGAGCACCAGAGGGCATTCCTCGGCGAGCCGTTTGATCCGGCTTTCGCGTCCTTGGGCAATGTGCAGCACCGCCTTGGCCTTGGCCATGGTGAGCTTGCGGAGGCTGCCCTCCTGAATGATCTGCCAGAAGGCGTCCTGAGCGTCGGAGACCTCGGGTCCACCCTCCAGGTCAGCGAAGTAGAGAAGCTGAACGGCAGCTTCGCGAATGTGGCGGCGTTTAAGCATTACTAGGGAAAACGCGCGATGGGCTACGTTTGAGTTGAGTGAAAGTATCGACGATGGCAGCGGCTGCGCGGGCGGCCTCACGACCACGGTTGAGTTTACTGCCGATGCAGCGTGCGTAGGCTTGTTTTTCGTCACCCACCAGCAGCACCTCGTGCACCACGGGAGTGGCGTGATTGACGGAAATTTGTTGCAGCGCCTGGGTCACGCTTTCAGCCACCATGTCACCGTGTGCGGTCTGGCCGCGGATGATCAGGCCCAGGCAGATGACGCATTCTGGCTTGCTTTGACGCAGCACCGTTTCCACGGCCACTGGGATTTCAAAGGCACCGGGCACACGCACCAGCTCAATCTGGCCGTTGGGGATCAATTCCAGCAGTTCCTCGTGGGTGTTTTCCACCAACGCATCGGTGAATTCCTCGTTGTAATGCGAGGCCACGATGGTGATCTGGGTTTTTTGAGTCAAGCTTCGTGGCTTGGGCGGCAAGACCTTGGACATGGAGGGTGGATATAGGATGGAACCCCGTTCTTGCAAGGTTGAAGTTATAACTATTTTCAGCAGCTCCGACCTACTTAGCCCGCTTAGGGTAGGGGAGCAAAGACGTTCAAGGCACTCTTGGTGCTGATCTTTTGGTTCTTGGCATAGGCCTTCGCCGCACGCAATCGCAGCTGGCCGCGGTCCTCATGTTTCAACCAGCCTTCGATGACATCGTGAAGAATGAAGGCCCCCGGATACATGTTCGAGGCGGTCATGACCAAGGGGGTGACTCCCGAGGGCTCCGTGTGTTTTTGGAAAAACCGATCGCTCTTACAGCAGAGCACCACCGCGCTGACATCCTGCTTACGCTTGGGATTGGCCGGCAGGGCTGGCAGACTGAACTCCATCAGACCGTTGTGACCGATGAAGGCAAGCAGGTCGGCGCCGCCGGCCAGGTTCACCCGGTGCTC
It encodes the following:
- the ribH gene encoding 6,7-dimethyl-8-ribityllumazine synthase gives rise to the protein MSKVLPPKPRSLTQKTQITIVASHYNEEFTDALVENTHEELLELIPNGQIELVRVPGAFEIPVAVETVLRQSKPECVICLGLIIRGQTAHGDMVAESVTQALQQISVNHATPVVHEVLLVGDEKQAYARCIGSKLNRGREAARAAAAIVDTFTQLKRSPSRVFPSNA
- the nusB gene encoding transcription antitermination factor NusB, translating into MLKRRHIREAAVQLLYFADLEGGPEVSDAQDAFWQIIQEGSLRKLTMAKAKAVLHIAQGRESRIKRLAEECPLVLAQLKAVEGTTPLATALRKINSQESKLSSAIDLLKTATRSKSGEDIVETRLQEVFVASRALPAVRLHWDYTLQDFPAWRNKLEAMTAIINHLERISDRLDAIHSPEFQTPGIPGFEHLRAGEKEIRSFREETEKLVQGILANKADIDATLTSIVENYAPERVAPVDRAILRLGAYEILHCEDIPRAVSINEAIEIAKKFGSSDSSRFVNGVLDALKA